Part of the Muntiacus reevesi chromosome 8, mMunRee1.1, whole genome shotgun sequence genome is shown below.
ATTGatccttttttctcctttatcatccactttatttttaaatgatttcaccTTTTTGCAATATTTCTTAACATTATTTCCAACCTTTCCCCTATTTCATCATACAGGTAAAACATTCacaattaaaaattcagtaagtaTATAAGCATGGACATAGTATAATCTCCCTCCTATTTGGTTTTGTACTCCTCCAGTTTTCCAGTAGGAAAAAAttcatttacctatttttttaatttccaagagttCTTTTGTTCTCcaacttttccttttcataccATTTATTCAAAGACACAATATCTTCCCTGAGCTTTGAGAATTATAACATTTTCATCTCTTAAGTTTTCAGAAAGTTACTTTGTGAATTCCTTGGTTtcaattttctgtttgttttgatcTCTATCTTTCATGTTGCAAGGTTCCTCAAATGTCTGGTGGCCCTTAATGGTCTATTCACATTTAAGAGTGAAATACTAAAAAACTAATTCTAAGTTCTGtccatttatcagttcagttcagttcagttgctcagtcgtgtccgactctttgcgaccccatgaatcacatcatgccaggcctccctgtccatcaccaattcccagagtttactcaaactcatgcctatcaagttgttgatgccatccagtcatctcatcctgttgtccccttttcctcctgcccccaatccctcccagcatcagggtcttttccaatgagtcaactcttcgaatgatgTATAGGGTTTATTAAATAACCAGCTTCATTGTAGGGTGATGAGTGGGGGAaagatggatttctttttttcatgaaacAAAAATGTGTATTTGTGGGCCTTTTGTCTGTAATTGTTTTAGCCTAGGGGTTATGTCAATTGTGCTCACCTTCAGAGCCCTGCTACTCATATACTTGCACTTTATCTCTCATTTTCAATCTAGCCCCTCACTCTCATCCCCACCATGTCTCCTATTAAATCCAGAGGTTCTAAAGGTTTATACTTTCCCTGAGGTTCTGCGATTTCACGGTGCtatttttgttgactatgctggGCACTCACTGACTCTCATCAATCTAGAAACTCATGACCTTTGGATTTAGGAAACCTTTATATAAGTAGTTCTTTGAAAATTGCCTTCCCACCACTTCTCCAGAGACTAAAGTTCCCATTTCTCACAGAGAAGTAGGGGTAATCACTTGGTTGGATCAGATAAAGTAAGGACCTGGGGGGCTTTTTCTCATACACATCTCTGAttcccctcccccccagccccAGTTCTCAGCCCCAATCTGTACCCCCTCTCCTGAGCCTCTTCTGGGTTCAGAAGGGCACATTGATTTGCCTCTTGTTAACGACCACCTCAGCAGGTACAGCCCATCTCATTCTGCTCTGCTAGCTCAACTTCcatctttccatttacttttttttcccaaatgttgATGTCTCTCATTCATTGCTGTCACCTTGTTTTCCTTGCATAGAGTCACTTGCCTTTTTCGAAGAATTCCTCTGTCGATGTTTGAAAGGGGTTTTGGAGGGAGTAAAAAGCCCATGTGTTCAATCTGCCATACTCAAGTGGAAACCCTTTGCTTTGCTTATAACGTTCccttctactcttttttttttttttaaaaggccactcaGGTGTCACAATCCTATAAGCCTTCTCCCTAAGCACCCAAACTAGAAGGAATATCTTCCTTCCAAAAAGTTCCACAGGCCACTTCTGATCTATGCCACCCACTATAAATTAGAGGTATAAATTAGAGGTATTCTACAGTTATTTGTACTTAACTGCCCCTATGAGGTCCATTTGTAACCTTCACATGCTCTCTAGTCACTAGGTCCTGTATTTGAcaaagaagaaactgagatttactgaataagaaaataaattaagccAAATCCTAACCACCCTATTTCCCCCTCTTCAGAAACACTGAGTAATGCCCCTTCACACTCCTGAACACAGTTCAGTATCCCCTTCCTCAGCTTACTCCTTTCTACCCAATTGAAATGAAGAAAGGTAACCAATTTTATCTGATATCCAAGAGGGCCACTTGTTACCAGAGACATCTGCCAGAGTTAAGTGTTAACAGAGTGAGGATTATAGGACAGCAACAAAGAACTGAACAAGATAAAACAGAAGGGCATGTCTCACGGTCCAAGTTAAAGCAGACAATATTGGAACCTGAGAAACTCCAGCTCTAGAGTCTAATAACAAATCCTTGCTCTATCAATTACTACTTATGGGACCTCTATGAACTTTAGATTCATCAGAAAATGGGGATAAGACCTACTTCATAGGGCTGATGTGAAGATTAACTAAAATAACATATTAGGGGACTACCCATTTCAGATTCCTCCTCTGTTCTTAAGAATATCCATTGGTGGCCTGAGGTTGTATTTGCATCTGGGGGAAATTTCCCTTCACTGAGACACTGAAAATGGTGAAGGAAAAAGAATTCTGGACGAAGCTCAAGTCCTTAGCTTTATCCCCCAAGAGTCATGAGATCTTGATCAAATTCCCTTATTTTGAAGATGAAGAGTAGCCCTGTTTCCCTGACAGTGGTACTGGATCAACTGGACAAAGCATGTGATGGACTGGCAGGTGGTTAATGGACTTTACACATATGGTTGGTATCATCACCCTCTGAAGAAAAGTGTTTGGACTAGGATTCTCTATGGAACCTGGTTCAGGCACACCACTCCAGGACCACAAACTGGTCCACAAAGGCTGGAAAAGAACCTAGCCCCTCCACTATCATGACCATGGCAATAGTCAACTAGCGAGGCACCACAGTACCATCTAGTGGTCACAacacccctcttctccctctccacCAGGTGGTTAAGGAAAGGCTACCACATCAGAGGTTGAGAACTCTTTGGTCACCTACATCAATGGCTGATCAGAGTTGGAGAGAAACCAAATATAcccctctctctgtttttttaatattaacaaaTACAAGCAGCAGAGAGGGCCAACTGTTCTCTGCTATTCCCAGAAGGGAAACCAGAGCACAAAGCTGTTCCTCTGGCCTTCCTCTAACCGCAGGGCCTGCTTAGCTCCTCCTTAGGCAGAGCTGTTATCCAGCCCAACTTCCCTCACCCCGACTTCCCAGTCAGGATGGGAGGCACACAGTTGCTGATGGTGGGAAGAATACTATAGTTCCAGCCTCTGCTCCAGCCTCAGTTCAGATGGTGGTCACTCATCCTTTTGAACTAGTCTCTCACTTGTCCTGGCTCAGAAACCTTGAAGGTAATCAACAACACCCACAGGAGCAGGCAGTATGACTTCAGTCATCTTCAGATGACTCCTCTTCTGCCTCTTTTAGCCACTGGATGAACCTCTGCAGCTGTAAGGAAGCAGAGTGGAGAGCTACTGAGGGAGACGCACATAACCCTCCTGTTCTCCTTGGTGGATAAACAACCAGAGGCCCAGGGACCAACCACCTGGAGTCTGAGGCCAGGAGCCAGGGAACCAGACAACCACTGCGGTGACAGGAGGGCAGCCTGACTCACCTGCTGGTTCTTGCGCAACTGCTGGCCTTTGTCAGTTACCTCCCTTTGGCTGAACCAGCTCAGAATTGTTTCCTCAGCCAGGATCTCCAGTTGGTAGAAAGCCATCAGTACCTACAGAAGGCCAGCAGAGGAGGTCTCAGGGGCTTGCAGGGTTGAAGATACAATAGATAACAAAGGAAGAGGCAACAAGATAATCCTACCAGAGGTGTCTTCCTACCAGGCCCTCAGCTGCCTCCTACACACTGTGTAGTCTCCTCCAAAATAGACAAGAGTGAGCTGTTCACTCTGATACTGGGACAAGTCTGACTTCTGTAACCATTGTTGGATAGTGCTCCACACATTCCCAGGACAACCTCCAAATGACTGCCTTACTAGCTTGGCTCCAAGCTGTACTATCCCAGCATGAGCACAACACTACAGGTGGATGAAGCTATTAACCAAACTCCATATGGATTCATGTCagtctctcctgtgtctccatggAGGTCACCAAAGCCTATTTCAAAGTAAATGCAGGACTATGTGGCTTGGGGTGGTATTCACCTTGGCCATGGAAGTGCTAAGAGATTCATGCTCCAAAAAGAAGTCCTCAATGGCTGCCAAAGATTCCAAATGATCAGCGGCGCGCTTTATGTAGTTCCTAAAGACAGGGCTCCAGGCCTTGACCAACTGTGGGAAAGACGAGAAGCTGCAATAAATTCCTGAGCATGCACCTAGACCTGGACAATAAAGAGAATCAATAATGATAACGTGGGTCTTTCAAGACAAGAGGTGGTTgcctggtctagtggttaggatttggcacttTCGCTGccatgacctgggttcaatccctgatcagggaactgagatcccacaagtcacaaaattaagaattaaaaaagacGAGAGAGATTATACAGGCTCTGTGGAATTATGTCAGAGGCATCTGGGAGCTGCTGGCAGGACTGGGGAAAATTTCCAAGGGAAGGTGAAGGGGGTCAGATGCTGTAGGCTGCCTCAAAAATACCTGTTCCCAGTCTAAACATTCACCTTATTCTGGGTCAGATCATTTTCAGTCAGACAGCAGGACAATCCAGTCCATTCTGGGTGTGCCTTTGGGGTCTAGCACCACCTAAATACTGGAATCTCAAAGGCCACTCAGTACTGAAACTAACTTGATTCCCCTGGACAGCCAAACCTGCTCTAGAACCCAATCTGTGTCCAGAGGCAAGGAGAAAGGAACCACAAGTAACATATATCCCATAAGACCTTCTATTCCTGATTTCCCTTAAAGTCAAGCCCCCAAAATGTATTCTTGTCTCCACTCAACCCCTTGTACCCAGCCTCAATCTTTACTTACGGGAATCAACAGGGCGCAATAGCGGTTTGGGTCTAGCGGGGAATCCATTTGTTGCAGTGGGAACTCCAGGACCACATGGCTCAGTACTTGCATCACTTCCTTCAGGCTTATGTTGTAGGCATACCTGTGGGGAGACTGGGGTGACACCAGGGCCTTCACTGGCCCTTTCAACATACTGTAGGACTATGACTTTGGCAGGACATTGGGGAAGAGGAAGTCAGATGCAACATGGAAAGGGAGGATTTTGGAAGGAAGAAGTCTATGCTGTGGCTAGAATAATGTTCTCCCTGTTTCAAATGCGACCAGCCTTATCCAGTTGGGATGTCAAGGGAACACGTTCCTATTTGGGGAACAATCAGGAGAGAACCTCCACCACCTGGGATTACCCCGAGGCGATGAGAACAGGGAGGGGCTGCTCTTACTTGAGAGAGTTTATCTCTAGGACTAGATTGTCACAAGAAATGTTCTCCTCCTTGCCCCGCTGTAGTGTTCCCAGGACTTCATTCTGAAACACTAAAATCAAAGCAAGAGTAAGTTCATGGGCCGATATTGCTCCAGGATGCTTTAAGTCATCCAGTCCTCACTTTATGCCCAATCAAACTGGAGGTTTTCCTCTTTTGTCCCAGACACTGCTCCCTTGGCCACGTACCTTTGATGTCATCCATCTGTGGGGAGCCTGCCCGGCTGTCTAGTTCTTCAGAATCCATACTTCgctcactttcagtttcactctcttctttcatgttGATTTTGAGTCCTGGGAGTCCAGAAGgggtgagaaaaaagaaaacaagaaagccaCTGACAGAGAGCAATATATCTGCTCTGTCTGCATGAATAAATTAACGAACAAGCAGTCTGATTCTGATCCCCcggtgaagaaaatggcaactccctccagtatttttgcctggagaatcctatggacagagaagcctggcaggctacagtccatggggccataagagtcagacacgacttagggactaaaccactgCCAGACTGATTCTGAAGTGTTCAAACTCCCTCAAAATAATCTGATTTAGATGGTGGGTGGCAGGAATGAGGCCTAGCTCACCCCATAGATTCTGCCGtagttcctcctcttcctccatgtTCATGTCTGCAGCTTTCCAGAGGTAGCCCTGGCCTGCAACTCCAACTTCTGCTGGATTGTAacctggaaaagacactgatctTTAGCAAGGGCCCAGGAGAAGCACCAACCCCTTAGGAGGAAACTGGTATTTCTTTGGGGCAGAGACACACAGATGCCCCACACCTGCTGAGTCTCACACCTTTCAGCTTCATTTTATCCTTTTCTTGGTCAGCCCCAGAATCATCACTGAACTGACCATCATCCTCATCATCCTCTGCATCTGGAGGGTGCAAAGAGATCACCGAGCCCTCAGGCAGCGTGATATCTGGGCCTACTACcacctggaggagaaaaaaggaatgGGTGGCACAGATCCATTAATGTATGGGAATAGTACTCCCAGTAAAGAAGAGTGACTTTACCTAGCCAAGTAGAAAGCAAATGAAACCACTGGATTGGGAATTTCAATTCAGGCTGGGTTTGGTGGACATAGGCACTTTCTGGCTCAGCATAACCACCACTCAGCTCATGGCCTATGTGCCATGTGGAGCAGGTCTTACCTGGGAAGTGAGGACACAGCGAGGCTTCAGTGTAACATTTTCCTTGACCTCAGCATTGTCACAGAGCAGAGACTGATGAATCTGAGCTCTAGCAGCCACTCGGACACCCTGCCACAGGAAGGCCTGGTCCAGCACCACATTATCACCTGGCTCAGGATAGGAAAGACTCCTGGTCACCCACGGCTCCAATTCCAGACCAGACCACTTCTCAGACCATTTGTGGAGAATGGGGCTGACTGACACCAGCAGAGCTCCCATCCAGCTCTACTACTCCATCGCCAAATCACCATAAATTCCTTCTCCCTCTCTAAGCTCAGGCCAGAGACCCGGAACATTGCTCAGCCTGACTATCCTCCACCAGGTTTACAACAATTTAACTATATACTGGACTTAAGAACCCAAGAACCTTTAAGATTTCTGGAGATCCCTTGAACTCAAGAACCCTATTAGAATCACACTCATGTCTAAAAGTAGAACCAAATTATTCTACCTCTTTTGGTACATTTTAAAGTCAGAATCTTATTGTGCTCTTAATGGGGTAGTTCCATAAGAAGCATCACTTTCTTATAACTAAAGTGAGTTATTAAGAGTATGAAGAACACTAGACTTAGAATCAAGTACCTGCATTGCGTCTTATGAGCCATGACCTTGGGGGAGGACAACCACTTTTAGCCTTTTTGATCATCTCTAAAACTTATCTATAAACAATACCTACCTCACAaggtttttgtgaggattaaatgaaataaagtacgCAGAAGCCCTTTGTAAACAGCAATGTACTAAACAGGTGTTATTGCATGTTAATTATCCCAGTTGGTCCTGAATGTGAATACAGGGTACCCTGGAATATGAAGAGTCACCTAATAATAGGTTCACAGACCACAAATTAAAAGTATCATTGTTTTTATATTCCTGTTCCTTCCTTTATTAAGGCAGCCACTCTAGTTCCTTATTCTCAGGGATTATCCCTCTGTATCCTTTTCTGGACTCATGGGGTTCCCCCAAGTTCCTGCTCCTAGGATGGCCAGCTTGACCTCCCTACCTGTACTCACCAATGTGACAGCCAGGGCCAATGACACTGTTAGTGATGGAGCAATTGCTGCCAATGACAGTGCCAGAGCCTAAGAGCACATTTTCCTCCAGGATGCTGCCATGGCCCAGGCTGACCTCAGGCCCTCGGTAGATGTTGTGTCGGGAGTGAGTGCAGCTCTGGGCTGTGCTGTCAGTGAAGTTAGCCTCTGGGGTGAGAGGGTAGACCCATCGGCGGATGACATCCGCACAGACAGCAGCATACATGTGTAGGTTGGAGACCCGGGCACCATATTCCTTAGTTGTCACATGCATGTGGATCTGGTTTCCTAAGATCTAAGTgcggagaaaaaaagaaaggtcattCAAGCAAGCAAGACACAAAGAACATCCCCCAGTATAATTCTCTTCTAACTTCTTTAAACTCCCCACTGCTTCTTAGTGTCACAGCCAAGTGGCCTGAGACTTTTCTCTGTACTGCTTCCCTCTCACCTCCAGCTATTTTCCTTCCAGCTCAATAAAATATAAGACGAGACCAAAAGTCCCCCCACCTATCCAAGGGAAAACAAACTTTCACATTATGTGTGATGGTGGATAGTCATGTTTTTAGCAATCAATTTGTTgattctgagatttttttaacATGTCACTAGTGGTCAGATGGTATTGGGGATCTGCCAAAGACAAAAAATGAATCTTCTGCTTTTTTGTGTCAGTAGGGTCTACTGTCCCTGAAGttggttaaaataaaaaagcaaatgaagaaagagaggaaaaaagaggggggggggcgggtagggaaaccaaaaattatcaGTGTGAGATAATATTACAGCCCTCTTCTAAAGAGGCACTGGGAGCCTTTTATTACCTCCTCATTTACTAACAGGCCTCGCACAAAGTCATCTCGTGTTTGGTAGTCAAAGTTGTCTGTAAATAGTTGAGCAACCTGTGTGGAGAAGTCAGAGGGGGCTAAGGTTAAGTACTAttctctggaagaaaacatagccCCCTGGAGACATAGCAGATACTATGACAGCAGGACATGGGCCAGAATCCCAAAAAAGTCTGCCAATGAGCTATTGGGGTCAAGATGACAGCACCTCTTTGCTATAGAACAgataagagagagagggagaagaaataTACCTTCGCCACTTAAGGGGGTGGTAATATACCCTCGGAGTTTTACTCTGTGGATATGCAGCCTTTGCCCTGAGTAGCTCACCTGAGGAGAGCAGATGCTGATATGACAATCAAGTAAATCATAGCGAATCTCCACTCCATCTCTACTGCCCTGGAACAAGCTCTGTGGGGAGAAGTCACAAGGACTTTAACTCATCTCTCCTGCTGAAGGTTGTCACCTTCCCACTTCAAGGACCCCAGATAACCACATaccagagggaaagaaaaacgTCGGAGGCCTTGGGTCTTCTGGAAATGGAGCACCTGATTTGTGGCACTATCCACAGCCACTACCACATTGTCCTCATGACAACGAGTTGGGTGGCTGGGGGATGACTCCTTGAAGATCATCGTCATcacagatacatttttttctagcTTCCGCCTTAacctataaaggacagaaaggagaGCTGTAAAACAGCAGTCCTAGGGCTCTGTGGTCCCAAACCCCACCTCTACCGTTTTCCCATCCTGACCTGTGTTCTTCCAGGGCTCTGGTAATATTGATGTTTGAGATGACATCCCCATACACTAGAAGGAAGTCAGAGCGCACCAAGGCCTTAGCATCAACATCACGGAGAACATCCCCCAGTGATCTATACAGCTCTGATGTAATTATTCGAACCACATTGAGGGATGTTGGGCGGCACCACTTGGATTTCCTAAGGGAAGGGAGGGGTGAGGGGAATGAATAAACCAAACATAAAGATCATGCAGAGCTTCCCTATTCCCCCGCCATTCAACATTC
Proteins encoded:
- the EIF2B5 gene encoding translation initiation factor eIF2B subunit epsilon, giving the protein MAATVVAPPDALASRVNKRGGGGPGGGGGSGSGGAARGAEEEPPPPLQAVLVADSFNRRFFPISKDQPRVLLPLANVALIDYTLEFLTATGVQETFVFCCWKAAQIKEHLLKSKWCRPTSLNVVRIITSELYRSLGDVLRDVDAKALVRSDFLLVYGDVISNINITRALEEHRLRRKLEKNVSVMTMIFKESSPSHPTRCHEDNVVVAVDSATNQVLHFQKTQGLRRFSFPLSLFQGSRDGVEIRYDLLDCHISICSPQVAQLFTDNFDYQTRDDFVRGLLVNEEILGNQIHMHVTTKEYGARVSNLHMYAAVCADVIRRWVYPLTPEANFTDSTAQSCTHSRHNIYRGPEVSLGHGSILEENVLLGSGTVIGSNCSITNSVIGPGCHIGDNVVLDQAFLWQGVRVAARAQIHQSLLCDNAEVKENVTLKPRCVLTSQVVVGPDITLPEGSVISLHPPDAEDDEDDGQFSDDSGADQEKDKMKLKGYNPAEVGVAGQGYLWKAADMNMEEEEELRQNLWGLKINMKEESETESERSMDSEELDSRAGSPQMDDIKVFQNEVLGTLQRGKEENISCDNLVLEINSLKYAYNISLKEVMQVLSHVVLEFPLQQMDSPLDPNRYCALLIPLVKAWSPVFRNYIKRAADHLESLAAIEDFFLEHESLSTSMAKVLMAFYQLEILAEETILSWFSQREVTDKGQQLRKNQQLQRFIQWLKEAEEESSEDD